CAAAACGCTCGGACAACAGCTGTTCAGGTAATGCCCGTTCCAACCCAAGCAAAGAACATAATACGCCTAAGGCAACTATATTTTCATATCGAGGGTTAGAAGAAAGTTTGTCGAAAGGAATCCTCACACACTGCTTGTGCACAGCATCCAGCTTATCACTTAAAATAATGGTTCCACCCTCATGCAGCATATCGGAATGCAGGGTGGTGGCATCCTGATCAAATGCAAACAAAATATCATAATTATCTGCAGACGCATAACGGGGCAGATCACTTATGCGAAGCCTGAAGGAATTATGACCGCCACGAATACGGGACATATAATGCTGTGTTGCAAATATTTCATATCCCGCACGGGTTAAAATTTTACTCAGCAACTCGCCAACAGTCACCAGCCCTTGACCAGCTGCCCCAGCGATTATTATCGTTCTATCTAATGTGGGCACAGAACCTCCAATACAGAAACAAACTGAGATTGTAGAGAATGTAAATTACACGATAACAGAGAACTCTATTTGTTAAAAGATACATTTTCTTTAATCACTTAGTTCAGGCATAAAAAAATCCCCGCATATCAGAAGTGATATGCGGGGATCATATATTATTGTTCACTTATTTTGCTACAGGCGGAGTAAACACGCGCTGGCCAAGCTCAGCATCAAGCATAAGCATCCCCTGTCCTTCACCGCCGATCATTTTGAGTTTGCCGAGAACATCATTAACGGTATCTTCTTCTTCAACCTGCTCAGAAACAAACCACTGCAAGAAAATGTTGGTAGCGTGGTCCCGTTCATCGATAGCAAGGTTAACAAGATCGTTAATACGGGATGTAACATGCTGTTCGTGTTTAAGAGTTTCTTCAAACACATTGATGGTATTAGCCCAATCATGTTCCGGGGCTTCAATTGGCTGAAGAACTACACGACCGCCACGTTCGTTGATGTAATCATAAAATTTGGTAGCATGAAAAAGTTCTTCCTGAGCCTGTGCACGCATCCACTGTGCAAAACCACCCATGCCTTTATCTGCAAAGTATGCGGACATGGAGAGGTACAGGTAGCTGGAGAACATTTCCCATTTCACTTGATCATTTAAAGCTTGATTCATTTTTTCAGACAACATCAGAATTCTCCTTATCGTAACTGGAAGTACAGAATATCATGTTTTGATGAATCAGTCTTGTTGTGCAATGCAGATCTGTCATCAAAATTATTAAAAGAACTAGTTGGCATGTTGCGTTACAAAAAGCAACAAACGAAGCATATTGTAGTTACATTCACAATAAGCCACCACATAAGTCAATTGCAGTTGAAAAAATTATGCGTTATCAGCGTGGTTCGCAAACAACAATTAATTATTCAGACTAAGGTACACCTTGAGTCTGATAAGGAGTAAATATGTGGGGTTCTAGCTGGAAGCGAAGTGCAGAGACAACTATTCCATGCAAAAAATGCAAAAAGCCGCTTACCGTAAAACGCAGCTGCCAGCATGTATACATGGAATGCCCCCATTGTGGCGAAAAAAGCGACATTGCAGCCTACCTGCGGGAAATGGATGACGCTTTAGAAGCTTTTATGGAAGGCGTATACTGCGATAGGATCTAAAAATATCCAAGGCTTCGCAACAGTTCCATTTTAGCCTCTTTTTCACCATCCCGTCCGGCACGTTCACCAGCCTGACTGCCAAGCCCGCTACACGGTTTGGTACACGGCACACAACCCAAAGAACGGTAGCCGGAATCGTACAGCGGACAGTACGGCAAATTGTACTGCATGGTGTACGCCCAGATATCCATTTCGCTAAAATCCAAGACTGGATGCATCATAAGGCAGTTGGGCCGTTCTCTTTGCTCCCGCATTGGTCGGTCCCTGTCAGGATGCTCATCTTTACGGATACCCGTCAGCAACACTTCGATGTCCTGTTCTTTCACACCCCGACTTAACGGTTCGACTTTCAGCTCAGCACAACAGCTAATTTTGTCCTGCGCTACCGGATATTGTGAGATATCCACTTCCGGACGTACGATGGTGAGATCAATTCCCCAATGCAGCGCGAGCGTATCGCGCTGGTGCAATACTTCCGGAAACTTACAGCCAGTGTCGATATTCAACGCTGTCACGCGCTCCACACCCATTTCAGCTAAAATGTCCTTCCACATATGCAAGGCAACGGTAGAATCCTTACCGCCAGTCCATGCTACGGAAATATTATCTGCGCCGTATTCAGCAACAATTTGCCTAAGCTCGTTTCGAGCTGCTTCTATTTTTCTCTCGAGCATAATATTCTCTAGTTCAAACTCATAATGATTAAATACCGCGCTACACTGTAACACAAGAGATCATATAATCAATATGAGATGTCTGATTGATAATAAGCCGACTTTACCAAACGGGCTATCTCGCTAGATGCACCAATACAGATAGTGCGGAATGCGTAGTATGCATTTAAGTATGCACCCTATAGTCAGCTGTGTTTTACGCATTGAGAAAATACCCGATTGAAAGGCCGCTGGTCTGGAAAACACAGCAAACGCAAAGCTCCCCTACCCACTTCTGACGCAGTAGGCAATAGACAAAAAACGCAAAAAGAGAACTGCACATACAAAAATAGAATACCCTTTCTTCAACCCTTCAGTTTTTTATCATTATATGTTCCCATTGATGTCACCCACCATTCAGAGAACATTTATTTTTTTTAAATTTCGTCTTGACTGGTTGCACGATGCTGCATATAACCCTCCTCACGTTGTTAGCAACGCACCATTGCGGGGATGTAGCTCAGTTGGATAGAGTAGCTGGCTACGAACCAGTTGGTCGGGAGTTCGAATCTTCCCATCCCCGCCACTTGTTTATAATGCCTGTCAGCTTATTCTGACAGGCGTTTTTCTTCCAAAAAAACAAGTACAGCTAACACCCAGAGGCAGCCATCTTTTTTAATTTTTTTTTAAAAGAGCTTGACCTCGCTGAGGGTTGAACATATACACCCTCTCGCTGTGACGAAAGTCACTTCACAAATTTTAGTTTGAGTCTAATTCAGTCATTAGGTAATGAAGGGATTAGGTATCAACACCTTGCGGGGATGTAGCTCAGTTGGATAGAGTAGCTGGCTACGAACCAGTTGGTCGGGAGTTCGAATCTTCCCATCCCCGCCATTAAGAATATATACGGCTGCCTATGCAGACGTTTTATATCGAGGGTTATCACCCTCACCAAGTGATGAAATTCATCACACATATATATATGATTCTAGTTGGTTCGCGCAGTGCAACGTAGAAAAGATGTCAACTTTGATGTTTTTTGATGTAGCATACGCTAATGACTATGAATCGATGCGGGGATGTAGCTCAGTTGGATAGAGTAGCTGGCTACGAACCAGTTGGTCGGGAGTTCGAATCTTCCCATCCCCGCCATTAAGAATATACGCGACTGTTTATGCAGACGTTTTATATTGAGGGTTATCACCCTCACCAAGTGATGAAATTCATCACACATATATATTAGATTCTTGTTGGTTCGCGCAGTGCAACGTATAAAAGATGTCAGTTTTGATGTTTTTTTTGATGCAGCAATCGCGAAAAACGATGAATCGATGCGGGGATGTAGCTCAGTTGGATAGAGTAGCTGGCTACGAACCAGTTGGTCGGGAGTTCGAATCTTCCCATCCCCGCCATTAAGTATATACGCGACTGCCTATGCAGACGTTTCATATTGAGGGTTATCACCCTCCCCAAGTGATGAAATTCATCACACATATATATTAGATTCTAGTTGGTTCGCGCAATGCAACGTATAAAAGATGTCAGTTTTGATGTTTTTTCATGTAGCAATCGCGAAGAACGACGAATCGATGCGGGGATGTAGCTCAGTTGGATAGAGTAGCTGGCTACGAACCAGTTGGTCGGGAGTTCGAATCTTCCCATCCCCGCCATTGAGAATATAAGCTGCTAACTTTTGGTTAGCAGCTTTTTTTTATACCTGAACGTTTCTAGAGAACAGACGGCCTTCTGCCTCCTCATGATCGCTCACGCTACATATCTTTCAGACTAGCGACGTAAGGTACCCCACTCCAAATGATAAAACTCTCCTTCACAGAAAAACACTACTCTCTCCTGCTCATACAACTTTGCCTCTCTTTATTCTACGCACAACTCAGCATGCTGTGACTTTTAAGAAACCTTATTGCTAACCAACACGGTTTCAAAAATAAGTTCCACTTTTTTGCACTGGTTGCATATCAATTTTAAGCAAATAAAAAAAATAAATAGTCATCTAGCCTGCGTTTAATGACTTTTCTCATTACATACGTTGTTATTAAGCGTAAAATACAAATTGAGATTTTACGCCAAAAATGCTGGCTAATCAGCTCCACCTAACTTCAACGCTCCGACCCAATACAGCATGCCACCATCACTGCCTACTTGCTGATTACAATTTCCCAACGCCCTGAGACCAAAAAAAGCTTCAATGCGCTTTGAACTGCATTCAAATGGCTCCCCCTCCAAAAAACTGAAGGACGCATTGAGAATGCAAAAAAACTAGATATCATTCCCTGCCGCAACAACCAGATGATGCTTGAACCTTCTTAACAAAATTAAAGGATCCTCTACCGGCAAACAGGTAATCATTAAGGAATTACGAGCACCACGGCGTACTTTATGGTGAAGCCGCCTAACATAAAGAAACTGTCTGCTTTTTTCATAAAGAGCTTGACGATTTCAGCTTACAGACATATATATCTTTCCGCGCTGAGGAGATCAGCGCAACACTGCGGGGATGTAGCTCAGTTGGATAGAGTAGCTGGCTACGAACCAGTTGGTCGGGAGTTCGAATCTTCCCATCCCCGCCATTGAGTATACAGGCTGCTAACTTCTCGTTAGCAGCCTTTTTTTTATAGCTTTTCATTTCCTTCATGCCACTTGTCACCACACCAGCGCCCCCGCCCCCACTTTTTCAACGTATCTGCCTGCACACAACAAAGCCTATTATGGAGAATCCATAATAGGCTTTGATCATATACCAAACTTGTTCAGGTAAAGGTAGACGACGTGCGTACCCCCTTGCCCATTTAATTGTGACAGAACCTTGCTCATGCCGACCAGTTGCATCCAGCAGATTATCTCTGGTTCCTCAGCAAAATTTAAATTACACCGAAAGCTTTTTTTGCTCAAAATAACTCATGGCTTGCAAAAGGAATGTTGCCACAACTGAAAGAAAAATGCCGAACAAAATAGTATTGGAAAGCATGCGCCCGTTAACAGCATAGTCAAGCACGGCAACACATGCCGGACTCAAATAAATATACGCAGTAACGTTGTTCGGGGTCAGTGTAACTGAAGCTTTCTGGAAAAGGTACGATGTTACCAACGTAGTACCTATTGCGAGATACAACATACTTGCATAGTCGCCAGTCGTCAGTAAATCCCACTGGAGCGGAATTCCAAATATCAACATCGCGATTGCCATCCAAATGGTTCCTCCCACCAACGTACAACATGTCAGCACTGTTACGCTGTCCTGCCGGTATAAGAGCTTCAAAGCAAGTGTATACCCGCACATGGAAAGGATGCCCAACATAAAGAGCAAGTCACCAGAATTAAAAGAAAGACTTTGGATGGCGTCAATATTTCCTTTGAACACGACCCACAAAGTTCCCACCGCCCCGAGCATATATACCAAAGTACGCTTGACACCGATAGCATGTTTCAACAACACAGCACTCAACAGGGCTGTTATAAACGGGGTAAGAGTATACAACGTGCCAGTGTTAAGCACTGTTGTAGTTAACAACGCTGCAAACAGACAGACAAAATAACCGCAGTAAAAAAAGCTGATTATAAATGACCTCGGAAACACCGAAGGTATTTGCCTGCGGTATTGCTTATTCAAAAGCACAGTAGGCAAAGAACATACGCTGGCTATCACAAAGCGAAGCAAATTTAATGAGACAGGATGTACCTGCCCTGTAACATTCGCAGATGCGATAAATGACCCTGCAATCAAAAAAGTGGCAAGCAGAATCAGACCATGAGCCTTTAAAATCTCCATTATATAGAGTCCTTCAGCGGGAGCGTAGTGTAGGTTGATCAAGATCTAACAGCCAACGGAAGCATTTAAATTCTATCCGCACCGTCAGACACTTCCTCGAATAAGGAATCAATGCATTCCCCCTGCTGATACTTATAAATTGTGCTTAGGTAAACCACAGTTATCAGGGTAAAAAGCACAAAAAAAAGGCTGCCCATTCGAGCAGCCTTTACAAAAAACTACAGAACTATAAGCCTTCTGGACGGAAGCGATCCCAGTTATGGATGCTTTCAAGATAACGGATGGATCCACTATGGCCCTTAATAACCATGGAATGGGTAACAGCACCGTTACCGGTGTACTGGACACCGCGAAGGAACGTCCCACCAGAAATACCGGTTGCAGCAAAGTATACTTCGTCACTACGAACGAGAGAATTTACGGTATGAATTTCGCGAAGGTCGATACCTGCTTCGAGGATCGCTTCTTTTTCTACGTAAGACTGTGGATCGAGGCGAGCAAAAATCTGACCACCTACACCTTTGATTGCGCATGCAGCGATAACGCCTTCAGGAGTACCGCCTGTACCCATCATTACGTCAACTTCGCTGCGCGGATCAACTGCCATAAGTGCGCCTGCAACGTCACCGTCGGTATGTAGCTGAATACGCGCGCCAGCTTCACGGATTTTAGAAATAAGCTGCTCGTGACGTGGCTTATCAAGAACAAACACAACAAGGTCATCGACATCTTTGCCGAGAGCTTTTGCGATTTTAATCAGATTTTCTTTAACAGGAGCATCAATGTCTACAACATCTTTTGCTGCTGGCGGCACAACAAGCTTTTGCATGTAGTAGCTTGGGCCCGGGTTGTACATAGTGCCTGCCGGAGCAGTGCCTACTACAGAAATAGCGTTAGGACGACCATATGCAAGAAGATTAGTGCCTTCAACAGGGTCAACCGCAACATCAACCTGCGGTCCTTTACCCATGCCAAGCTTTTCACCATTGAAGAGCATAGGCGCGTCATCTTTTTCACCTTCACCGATAATTACTTTGCCGGAAAGGTACAGATTATTAAAGGCGTAACGCATTGCATCAACGGCTGCACCGTCGCCCTCGTTCTTCTTCCCCTTGCCGAGCCAGCGGCCGGATGCCAATGCTGCTGCCTCTGTAACGCGAACAAGGTCTAAAGCAAGGTTTTTATGGGCGGCTTCCATCAGGTCTCCTCCAAATATAAGTTGCGGATACACATCATAAATATGTGTGGCGGATTATTAGCTAAGCCTGTGAAACATCACAGAACTCCAAACTGCAAAAAAGTACAAACCAACGCAGCGTGCCTGCAACCAATGGTCTGTCAGCGGTTTCTTTACCCTAGGTAGCACGCTCCATCAAGCTTTTACCGCTGGAACAAAAAAGGGAGACCGCTTTATTGCGATCTCCCAGTCGTATACTATTAACCTACTGTAAATACCAGTACGGTTTTAGCCTAATATTGTTACTTTTTTGCATCCTTTACGTCAGGAGCATCGACGGGTGCAGCTTCTTGCTTTTCTTCCGTCTGCTTTGTAACTTCCTGTTTCATTTCGTCAGCCTGTTCTTGAGGCTTCATTTCATCAGTGCCCGCAGCAGACTCCGGTGCCACCTGTTCATTAGCAGTATTCTTCTCTACAGCTGTTGCAACCGGAGATTCAAATGTAACAGTTTCTTTATTCATAATAGCCACAACAGCAGCGGTTGCATCAGCAGACTTATCGTAGCTTAGAGCCTGTTCAATCGGGATAACCACGGCGACACCGTTTTCTTTGCGGTATTGTTCCAGCACCTTTTGAAACAGATCATTCAGCTTGGTAACAACCATCTGCTGCTCAGCAGATACGCGCGCCTGAATCTTGGACACCTGCGCCTGAATATCTGTTACAGTTTCAGCGTTCTGGCCTTTTTTCTTTGCAGCTTCTTCTTGCAACGCTTTAAACTGCTGCTGCACTTCGACGCTTACTTTTTCCAAATATGCCATACCGTCTTTACCGGGCTGACAATCTTGGAAAACTTTTGCAGGATCTACGACAGCGACTTTAGGGGAAGATCCCGCATTCATGTCCTGATTACATCCCACAAGCGCTAAACAAAAAATAGCAACACACAGCAAAACTAACTTTTTCATTGATATCTCCGAATGTTATTGAAGCCACATTTTTTCGCGAGGAACACACCAAGCACCACCTTCTTCGGCGATGCGGTAAAAATAGTGCAACTTTAATTTTTTCCCAAGGATTAATTTCATTATGGCGGTTAGTTAGCGAAAAAATAATGCGACAACGGTTTTTCGACGTTTTTTACTCTGCAAAAATAAACGTACCAAGTTTCTTTAAATATTCCTCAACGGTATATTTCCGGATATTTTTTAACTGCTCTTCTCCCATATCACACCTAACCAATGACTTTCCAAAGGTCTTACGAAGATATTCGTAGGGAACAGCATCCATTTTTTCTAACTGCCTACCGTCCATTGAGACGGTGTAATGCAGATCGAAATCTGCTGAAATCTTATTGTGCCCGTCTTCCTGTATAATGGTAATTATTGGTATTTCCCGCCAAAAAACTCCATCATCTGTGACACGTAAATCAGAACGCTTTGCCGGTATGTGCTGACGCAGCATCTGTTGAACATATTTCTTATCAAGCGCCGTTACGATTTCTGCATGATACTTTTCCACTCTCTTGAACCGCACACTTCTATTAAAAAAGTATCGGGACTCCCTATCAAAAAGGGACAGCACTTTTTCATCCTGCTCTTTACCGGAAGGAGGCCACAACCACGTATCATGGTGCCGATCAAAAACCTGCTCAGGTTCTTTGGTTGCAGATTCCACAACCATATCGTTTACAATACAGCGCACTTCATACAGGCTTTTTTCGATGTTATGTGTATAGTCTAATGTAAAAAAGTATGTTGTTTTTAGTGAATCTATCACTTTATCATTTTTATATAGCGATTGAATAAGACTTATTGCCGCACTGGTGTCACCAGCCCATGTCACTTTCATCTCTTTAAATATTGAATAGTCTTTATAATGAACAACACCAAGACCATTTTTGTACTTCCATGCCATCATTTCTGCAAAAGCATGTTTAAGATGTTCCTTTGTAACAGGAGATTTATCTTTATATGCATCTACTGACAAAAAAGTTGTAGCGAGAGGATTACTATATAATTTTCTGTAATATGTTAAATCCTTTTGAGTCGGTGCCGCATTAGCGACTGACTGCATAACAAGATTGCAACAAATTGCAAGGAAAAGCAGAATGAGTATATTTTTCTTCATAGTTATTCCCATTTACTATTAATGTAAAAAAGAGCTGCAATCACTACAGAGCGTCTACATATTTTTTTGTCAAAACAAGAATAGTCCATTCTGCAACATGCTCACTACGTTTCACTTCTGTGAGTCCCACTTCTTCCTGCAACGCTATATCCCACATAAAAGTCACACCATCGACTGAGTCGACAATCTGTACAAGCTGTTTGTCCGCAAAAAATACACCGTCTTTATTCACAACAGCACCTTCCCTTTCATCTGCCAGGTATGCGGCAAATTTTTCACGAATAAAGTGCGGATTCCCTGAAACATGTTTATTGTACGAACTGTTAGCAAGGCGTGGATAATAAACACCATTTTTATTTTCATCCACAAAGTCCTGCAATGTTCCTTTAAGCGCAGTTGCAACAGCGACATCGTATTTTCCCCACGGGGCAGGAAAAACGTTAGTCAAGTTACATTTGGAAGGTACGTACTCATCATCCGGCATGTACTGGTAATATTCCGGAGAAGCTGTCTCACAAACAATGCGATTCGGAGTAATGCGTACCTCGTATTTTTTATCTTTCATATCATGATGAAGCTGAACATCAGCAGTGTATGTACGCACCAACCACTGAACTTCCTGTCCATTTTCACGCAGCGATTTTTTCACTTCAATCTGCAGGGTATTATTATCTTTCCAGTGCACACCGGCATGGGTGAACACGTACCAGTCATCCATGTCATCGACTCTGCTCAATGGATTAATTTTAATCGCCAAACTACGGATGATTGCATCGTTAATAAGCTGTTCTGTCACGGGGGTCTTATCACAGAACACATCTGCGAACCGCACCACATATGTTTTAGAAGCTTCTTCAGAAACCCGAGTTGTTTCGAAAAGTGTCGGTGTTGTTGTCTTATGTACTGCGCTACACCCCGTCCCTAAAAACAAGAGTATAACAAAAAATAGAGTAGTAAATTTGCGCATACATTCCTCTATGAATAGATAGTTAACGTTGTATAAATCAGTTTCCCACCACAAAAAGACATGAGCGTCAACATATTTACAATAACTACATGTTATTACATTGCATAACAAAATGAACACAGCACAAAAAAAGGATGAAGTTACACACTTCACCCTTTTTACGATTGCATTACAAGTAGTCTCCAGATGTTGACGCACTCCCCTAATGTCCCCATACGAGATCAAGGATCGGTACCCCTTGTAGGGCACGGGACACAACCCCCGTCGGCGGAGGCAACCTTTATTCAGCTAAAAAACGGGAAACTTCACGGTTCATAGTTTCAAAATCTTTTGGCTTCACCCAAATAATTTCTTTATCTTTTCTGAACCATGTGAGCTGGCGTTTTGCATAAGCACGGGTGTTTTTCAACCACAAGGCCTTGCAATCATCCAGCGACATTGCTCCGGTGATGTACTGGTATAGTTCTGCACAGCCGATGCCGGACCATCCAGTGGAGTTCGGATTATCGTTATGTTTCAACGCCTCGCGGGCTTCTTCAATGGCTCCGGCTTCAATCATGAGATCGATACGTTTGCCAAGCAGCGGAGTCAGCTCATCGAGTGTTACATCAATGCCAAGACGCACACCGCGAAATGGTGTCGGTGTCATTGGCTGGGCATGCCACCATGAGAAGGTCTTACCGGTGGCTCTATACACAGCAAGCGCACGACAGATTCGCTGGCTATCGTTGAAGTGAATCTTAGCAGCGTAATCCGGATCAATTTTAGTCAGGTCTTCATGCATAGGCGCAGAGCCGCGCTCTGCCATTTCTGCTTCTGCCACATCCGTATACGACTGGTCGATACGCGGGATCTGTGCCAAGCCTTCCAGCAAGGCTTTTAAGTAGAAGCCGGTTCCACCAACAAGCAAAGGCAACAAGCCTTCCTCGCGAGTTTGATGGATTGCCGCTGTTGCCATATCCATAAATTTGCCCACATCTATTTTGTCTTCAGTTTTCAAAAAACCATAGAGCTTATGCGGACACACCTGCTGTTCTTCTGCTGTCGGCTGCGCGGTGATTATAGGAAAATCACGAAACACTTGACGGGAGTCCAGATTAATCACACCACCGTTAAAAGTGCGACACAGGTTGAAAGACGCAGCAGTCTTACCCGCTCCGGTAGGGCCGACCAGACAGACAATAGGAATTTTTTTAGACATATATTTTAGTTCAGCGGGTACGGATACCCGTATTTTTCGCGAAGCTTACGGTAGACGTTATCCGGAACAAGCCCTTTGATATCACCACCCAGTTTGCCTGCCGCTTTAATGATGGTCGAACTGATATACAGCCATTGGTAATCCGTCATTAAAAAGACAGTCTGAATATGCTTTTTAAGCTTACGGTTCATCAATGCAAGCTGGAACTCGTATTCAAAGTCAGAGACTGCTCGTAACCCACGCAAAATCACATGCGCACCACGACGTTCCGCATATTCCACAAGTAGACCGGAAAAAGGCTCTACAGTTACCTGCGGGACATCCTTGAAGACTTCTTCTGCCATTGCCACGCGCTCTGTAATTGAAAACAGCGGCGACTTCGGGGTGTCGTTGGCCACCGCAACAATCACACGATCAAAAATTTCGCAGCCGCGTTTAATAAGACTCACATGCCCCATTGTCATAGGGTCAAATGTGCCGGGATAAACGGCTACTCGCTCTCCTCTGTTGTCCATAGCAGAATCCTTGTCTGGCCATACGCTCTGTTGGCAATGAGTTCGAGATCAGAATGGTCAGCTTCAGGCGGTAAGGCGAGTTTAGATTCAACCTCAGCACAAATAATGCCGCCTTCTGCAAGCCAACCATTTTTAAGCACCGCTTTCATGGCAGGGGTTAAAAAGTTTTTTCCATAGGGCGGATCAATAAAAATTACATCAAACGGCTCTGCTGCACGGCGTGAGATAATTTTAAACAAATCTTCTGCCATCACACTGTAACGCTTAGATGAAATACCAATCTTCTGCGCGTTTTCAGTAATCAACTTAGCAGCTGTTTTGTTCATTTCAACCAACCATGCTTCTTCTGCGCCACGGCTCAATGCTTCAAACGCTAAAGAACCGCTGCCGGCAAATAAGTCCAGAATACGACATTCAGGCCAGTACACTCCGCGTGCTTCAAGCATAGAAAATATTGCCTGACGCACTTTTGAAGTTGCTGGACGGTATCCCGGAGCACTTGTGGTTTTGAGTACTCGACCTCGGTACTCACCTGCGATAATGCGCATAACTATATAATATCCTTACAATACCCTAAATTTTAAGCAGAAGGGTATATTTACTTTATCTTTCTTGCCATACTATAAACAACAAATACGAACCGATACAGAACCGGTTGCGCGTATTCACATAGACTACACGTTGCGAAAACAATTTCCAAGTCTGACGAATAGACATTCCCCAGACCTACTACGGAGCTACAATGAGCACAGCAAAACAATATGTAATTGATTCTCTATCTACGCAAGAGTCATGGCGACTTTTTCGCATCATGTCTGAGATTGTGGACGGAATCGAAAACTTAAACGACATACCAGCCAGCGTGTCTATCTTCGGATCTGCACGTACCCCGTCAGATCACCCTATGTATCAGGAAGCCGAAGAAATTGCACGACTCCTTTGCGAAGCGGGTTTCGGTGTCATCACCGGCGGCGGGCCCGGCATTATGGAAGCAGGTAACAAAGGCGCGCAAGAAGCGGGCGGCACTTCCGTCGGTTTATGCATCCACCTGCCAATGGAGCAGGGTTCCAATCCATTTATAGATGTTAAGTGTAATTTCAAGTACTTTTTTGTCCGCAAACTCATGTTTATTAAATATGCCATGGCATACGTTGTAATGCCGGGCGGATTCGGTACTCTGGATGAACTTTCAGAAGCCTTTGTCCTGCGCCAGACAAACAAAATCAAGCCGTTCCCTATTATTCTGTACAAGAGCACATTTTGGAATGGTCTGTTAGACTGGACGCGCGAACAGATGGTCTCCGCAGGATATATTGGCGAGGATGAACTGGACGCCATGGTCGTGTTGGATACCCCTGAAGAGGT
This sequence is a window from Halodesulfovibrio aestuarii DSM 17919 = ATCC 29578. Protein-coding genes within it:
- the miaA gene encoding tRNA (adenosine(37)-N6)-dimethylallyltransferase MiaA — its product is MSKKIPIVCLVGPTGAGKTAASFNLCRTFNGGVINLDSRQVFRDFPIITAQPTAEEQQVCPHKLYGFLKTEDKIDVGKFMDMATAAIHQTREEGLLPLLVGGTGFYLKALLEGLAQIPRIDQSYTDVAEAEMAERGSAPMHEDLTKIDPDYAAKIHFNDSQRICRALAVYRATGKTFSWWHAQPMTPTPFRGVRLGIDVTLDELTPLLGKRIDLMIEAGAIEEAREALKHNDNPNSTGWSGIGCAELYQYITGAMSLDDCKALWLKNTRAYAKRQLTWFRKDKEIIWVKPKDFETMNREVSRFLAE
- the coaD gene encoding pantetheine-phosphate adenylyltransferase, which translates into the protein MDNRGERVAVYPGTFDPMTMGHVSLIKRGCEIFDRVIVAVANDTPKSPLFSITERVAMAEEVFKDVPQVTVEPFSGLLVEYAERRGAHVILRGLRAVSDFEYEFQLALMNRKLKKHIQTVFLMTDYQWLYISSTIIKAAGKLGGDIKGLVPDNVYRKLREKYGYPYPLN
- the rsmD gene encoding 16S rRNA (guanine(966)-N(2))-methyltransferase RsmD gives rise to the protein MRIIAGEYRGRVLKTTSAPGYRPATSKVRQAIFSMLEARGVYWPECRILDLFAGSGSLAFEALSRGAEEAWLVEMNKTAAKLITENAQKIGISSKRYSVMAEDLFKIISRRAAEPFDVIFIDPPYGKNFLTPAMKAVLKNGWLAEGGIICAEVESKLALPPEADHSDLELIANRAYGQTRILLWTTEESE
- a CDS encoding DMT family transporter, translating into MEILKAHGLILLATFLIAGSFIASANVTGQVHPVSLNLLRFVIASVCSLPTVLLNKQYRRQIPSVFPRSFIISFFYCGYFVCLFAALLTTTVLNTGTLYTLTPFITALLSAVLLKHAIGVKRTLVYMLGAVGTLWVVFKGNIDAIQSLSFNSGDLLFMLGILSMCGYTLALKLLYRQDSVTVLTCCTLVGGTIWMAIAMLIFGIPLQWDLLTTGDYASMLYLAIGTTLVTSYLFQKASVTLTPNNVTAYIYLSPACVAVLDYAVNGRMLSNTILFGIFLSVVATFLLQAMSYFEQKKLSV
- a CDS encoding phosphoadenosine phosphosulfate reductase family protein, yielding MLERKIEAARNELRQIVAEYGADNISVAWTGGKDSTVALHMWKDILAEMGVERVTALNIDTGCKFPEVLHQRDTLALHWGIDLTIVRPEVDISQYPVAQDKISCCAELKVEPLSRGVKEQDIEVLLTGIRKDEHPDRDRPMREQRERPNCLMMHPVLDFSEMDIWAYTMQYNLPYCPLYDSGYRSLGCVPCTKPCSGLGSQAGERAGRDGEKEAKMELLRSLGYF
- a CDS encoding dual CXXC motif small (seleno)protein: MWGSSWKRSAETTIPCKKCKKPLTVKRSCQHVYMECPHCGEKSDIAAYLREMDDALEAFMEGVYCDRI
- a CDS encoding OmpH family outer membrane protein, encoding MKKLVLLCVAIFCLALVGCNQDMNAGSSPKVAVVDPAKVFQDCQPGKDGMAYLEKVSVEVQQQFKALQEEAAKKKGQNAETVTDIQAQVSKIQARVSAEQQMVVTKLNDLFQKVLEQYRKENGVAVVIPIEQALSYDKSADATAAVVAIMNKETVTFESPVATAVEKNTANEQVAPESAAGTDEMKPQEQADEMKQEVTKQTEEKQEAAPVDAPDVKDAKK
- the glpX gene encoding class II fructose-bisphosphatase; amino-acid sequence: MEAAHKNLALDLVRVTEAAALASGRWLGKGKKNEGDGAAVDAMRYAFNNLYLSGKVIIGEGEKDDAPMLFNGEKLGMGKGPQVDVAVDPVEGTNLLAYGRPNAISVVGTAPAGTMYNPGPSYYMQKLVVPPAAKDVVDIDAPVKENLIKIAKALGKDVDDLVVFVLDKPRHEQLISKIREAGARIQLHTDGDVAGALMAVDPRSEVDVMMGTGGTPEGVIAACAIKGVGGQIFARLDPQSYVEKEAILEAGIDLREIHTVNSLVRSDEVYFAATGISGGTFLRGVQYTGNGAVTHSMVIKGHSGSIRYLESIHNWDRFRPEGL
- a CDS encoding ferritin, yielding MLSEKMNQALNDQVKWEMFSSYLYLSMSAYFADKGMGGFAQWMRAQAQEELFHATKFYDYINERGGRVVLQPIEAPEHDWANTINVFEETLKHEQHVTSRINDLVNLAIDERDHATNIFLQWFVSEQVEEEDTVNDVLGKLKMIGGEGQGMLMLDAELGQRVFTPPVAK